In Mesorhizobium sp. J428, the genomic window CGGCCGAGCCCGGCAGCGGGAAGATCTTCAGCGGCGAGCCGGCCGCGCGTGCCTTCAGCCAGAATTCGAGCGTCCTGCCACCATTGACGTTGGAGAATTCGTGGCTCGCCTCGCAGGTCCAGGTATTGCCGCGCGGCAGCACCAGCGCGGCCTCCCATTCGGGCGTGAGATGCGAGCTCTCGATGTGCTTGTGCACCTCGCCCAGCCCCGGCACGGCAGCAAGATCCGGTTCCTGCACCCGCCGGCCGACCTCGCCGGGATAGGAGCCGGCGTCGCCGACATAGGCGATGCGCCGGCCCTTGATGACGATCTCCTGGTCCGCGCGCCAGGTGCGGGTAGCGACATCGAGCAGGCGACCCACTCTCAGTGCCACGTCAGCCGGGCGCTTGCCGAGCGCCACGAGCGTCAGGTCCTGGCGGATCGCGATCTCGGTCTTCGCGTCGAGCGCGATGTCTTCGTCTGGCATCGTCATTTGATCGCGCCCTCATTCATGCGGTCCTGTCCGACATCGCCACGACCGACGAGGCAAACCGACAGGATCCGCGCCGGGTGCTCGCTGGTCGAGGAGAAGCCGTGCGAGGACGAGCCATCGAAATAGATCGAATCGCCCTGCGACAGCCTGAGGGGCGAATAGGGCTCCATCTGGAACACCACCTCACCCTCGAGCACATAGACGAATTCCTCACCGCGATGCTTCGAGCGTACCGGTGCGGTCCCGGCGGCACGGAACGGAATCTCGATGATCATCGGCTCCAGCGACTTGGCCGCGAGGTCCGTCGCCAGCGCCTCGTAGACGCCCATGTCGGTGGCATAGCGCCGGCCTTCGCTGCGCCGCGTGACGACGCGCGCGGCAGTGGCGAAGCGTTCGCTCGGCGTGCCGAGGAAGTCGACAAAGTCGATGCCCAGCCCCTCGGCCAGACGCACCAGCACGCTGTAGGCCGGCGACGAGACGTTGTTTTCGATCTTCGACAGGGCCGAGACGGACACACCCGTGCGCTTCGACACGTCGGCCAGCGTCCACTTGTTCTCGAAGCGCAGCTTGGCCAGCATCTGCCCGACCGGGTTCTCGGCCGGCCGCTCGGCGGCGGGCTTGATCTCCTCGATGGCGGCGCCGTTCTTCGTCATGCTCATTCGCCCCTCATTCCGGCAGAATCGGACCCTTGCGTTCGACGATCAGGCCATAATGGGCCGGCTCCCGATGGCGCGCAAAGTCGAAGATCGTGCGCTTGTAGAGCGCGCCCATTTCGAGGTCGCATCGCGCCGAGATCAGCTCGTCGCCGGTGGTCGTCGCCATGGCGGCGATCTGGCCCGAGGGTGCCACGATCATCGACAGGCCGATCATGTTCGACCCTTCCTCGTTGCCTGCCTTGGCCGCAGCCGCGACCCAGGTCGCGTTCTGGTAGGCGCCGGCCTGGAGTGAAAGCTGGTGGTGGAAGCCGGTCAGCTGGTCGAAGTCAAAGACGCCGGTGTGGTCGTCGGGCGTGTTGTAGCCGACGAAGACGATCTCCGCGCCCTGCAGCGCCATCACGCGGTAGGTCTCGGGCCAGCGGCGGTCGTTGCAGATGCACATGCCGGCAATGCCTCCCAGCGTGCGCCAGACGGGGAAGCCGAGATTGCCCGGCTCGAAATAACGCTTTTCGAGATGCTGCGCGTCGCGTCCCGACACCGGCTCGGCATGGCCCGGCAGGTGGATCTTGCGGTATTTGCCAACGATCGCGCCGGTCCGCTCGATGATGATCGACGTGTTGAAATACCGTCGGCGGCCATCCTCGATCGCGAGTTCCGCATAACCGATGTAGAAGCCGATGCCGAGCTCGGCCGCCGCCTCGAACAGCGGTCGCGTCTCGGGTCCCGGCATTTCGGTCTCGAAATAGGAATCGATCTCAGCCTGGTCCTCGATCAGCCAACGCGGGAAAAAGGTGGTGAAAGCGAGTTCGGGGAAGACCACGAACTCGACACCCCTGCCCTTCGCCTCGCGCAGCAGCTCGACTTGGCGCTTCACCACCCGCGGCCGCGAGTCCAATTTGGCGATCGGCCCCATCTGCGCACAGCCAACGATGACGTTGCGGTGGGTCATCTCAGATATCCTCTTCGGTCTTTGTGCAATTTCATGGCAACGCCAAAACGTTAGGTAGACATCGTTTATCTCGCAACAAATTTTTCTTCTAGAAAATTTCATTTAGATACGGAAATCGCGGCCACCGCTGGCCCAAAGGATGGCGCTTGAAGAATGAATCGCCCACGTTAGGGGGAGAAGACAAAAGTGAAACGGGGCAGAGGCATGCACAGGGTGATCTTCGACACGGATCCCGGGATCGACGATGCGATGGCGTTGCTGTTCCTGCACCATCATCCTGATGTCGAACTGGTCGGCATCACCACCGTCTTCGGCAACGGCACGATCGAGGAGACCACCCGCAACGCGCTCTACCTGAAGGAGGCCTGGGGCATCGCCGCGCCCGTGGCACGAGGCGCGGCCGCGCCGATCGATCCGGCGCGGAACCGGGGCACGCCGCCGCGCATCGTCCACGGCGACAACGCGCTCGGTAATTTCCCTTTGCCCGACCGCATCGCGGCACAGCCCGACCCGCGCCCTGCGCATCGCTTCATCGTCGACGCCGTGCGGGCCGACCCTGGCAATGTCAGCATCGTCGCAGTCGGCCGGATGACAAACCTGGCACTGGCGCTCGCCGAGGCGCCGGACATCGCGAGCAAGGTCAGGCAGGTCGTGCTGATGGGCGGCGCATTCGCGGTGCCCGGTAATGTCAGCCCCGTCGCCGAGGCCAACATCATGGGCGACCCGGAGGCGGCCGACATGGTGATGACCGCGCCGTGGAAACTGGCCGCCATCGGTCTCGACGTGACGATGAGGACGGTGATGACGCGCTCGCACCTTGCCGAGCTCGCTCGGCGCGGCGGCGAGCGCGTGGAGTTCCTGTCGAGTATCTCGCAGCACTATTTCGATTTCTATTCGCGCTTCCTGGAGGACGGCATGGCGGTCCACGACAGTTGCGCCTGCGCCTATCTCGTCGCGCCCGGGCTTTTCACGATGCGCAGCGGCCCGATCCGGGTGGTCGCATCCGGGATAGCGGACGGCCAGACGATCCAGAAGCCGGACGGACGGCGCTTTCCGCCGAACGCTTGGGACGGCAAGCCGAGCCAACTTGCCTGCATCGACATCGACGCCGAGGGCGTTCTCGATCGCATAGGCGACACCATCGTCGGTGCGCCGTCCGACCTCGCGAAAAGCAATCTGAGCTCGTCGACACCGATCTAAGAGTCATATCCACGCGCGGGAAGCGCCTCGCGGACGCCGTAGCACACCTGCTCCCAAGCGACCTTGGCGTCAGATCGCGCACATGCACGCTTCGCGGCCATGTCGATAAAAATACTTGATCGACCGAATTCCCATTTGGAATTGGACAATTCGACGGCAGTGCCCGGAAATATAGCATCTTCAATGCATGGGAATGCCAATGCCGGATCGGAAGCTCTATCTCAAATTCGTGGACAATGACGTCACGGGCATCATAACTCTTTATTGGGACAACGCCCCCGAGACCTGCAAGGCGCTTTGGGGCGCGCTGGAAAAGCCGATCCGCTGGCCCGCCACTCACGCTATGTTCTCCGGTCCGGAGATCATGATGGGCCTGCCGGAAGAGAACCGGAATTTCGACCCGACCAAGTTGCCGCCTGAGAACCAGACGGTCCTGCCGGATCCGGGCGAGTTGCTGTGGTTCTACCAGCCCAAGAACTTCTTCAAGATCGATCCGACCGAGTTCTGGGAGATCGGCCTGTTCTACGCCGCAGGCGGGCGCACCTTCGGCCCGACGGGATGGATTCCCTGCACCTACTTTGGCCGGATGACCGAGAACCTCGAAGGCATCGCCGCACAGTGCCGCCTGATCCGCACCGAGGGCGCGAAGGTCGTCGAAATCGGCCGTCTTTCCTAGATACGATAGAAGCAGAAAGGGGAACTTCATGAAATACGCAGTCAAGACAACCATCCTCGGCGTCTCCGCTCTCGCTCTTTCCGCCGGCGCGGCGGTCGCTCAGGACAAGACACTGACCATCAACTCCTTCGGCGGCGCCTATGAAGAGGCGCACAAGAAGTGCGTCATCGCGCCGTTCGAACAGGAGACCGGCGCGAAGGTCCAGATCGTCACCGCATACTCGGCCGACGCTTTCGCCCAGTTGCGCGCCCAGAAGGAGGCGCCGCAGTTCGACGTCATCAACTTCTCCGGCGGACAGGAGATCGTCGGCGCGGCGGAAGGCCTGCTCGCGCCGATCGATGCAGCTAAGCTGACCAACGCCGCCGACCTTTACGACTTTGCCAAGACCAATCTCGCCGGCGGCGAAGGCCCTGCCTATTCAATCGCGGCGATCGGCCTGGTCTACAATTCCGAGAAGGCTCCGAAGGCGCCCTCGAGCTGGAAGGACCTGCTTGATCCGGCCATCGGCGAGCACCTTGTGCTCACCGACATCTCGAACGGCTACGGCATGCTGAGCTTCCTAATGCTCAACCAGGTGGAAGGCGGCGACCTCGCCAACATCCAGCCCGGTCTTGACGCGGTGAAGAAGCTGATCGACGGCGGCGCGGTGGTCGTGTCGAAGTCGCCGGAGATCCAGCAGGAATTCGCGCAGAACGACGCCTGGGTCGCGCCCTATGCGTCGGACTATGCCTTCACGCTGCGCAAGGCCGGCCTTCCGGCCAAGTTCGTGCAAGGGGCCGAGGGCACGCCGGCCAGCTACATCACCACCAATCTGGTAGCGAACCGGCCGAACACCGACCTGGCGCTCAAGTTCATCGACATCTCGATCTCGCCGGCAGCGCAGACCTGTTTCGCCGACGCCCTGCGCTACACGCCCACCAACGCGAAGGTCGAGCTGGCCCCGGACGTGGCCGCGGACGTTGCCTACGGCGCAGACAGCGTCAAGGGTCTGATCCGGTTCGATCCCAAGGCGATCGAGGCGAATCGCGCGGCCTGGGTCGAAGCCTGGAAGAAGACGATCGCGCAGTAAGCGAACGACAAGGAGCCCGGACGGGTGAGCGACCGCACTGAAAACCTGCTGCTCATTCTGCCCGGGCTCCTGCTTCTGGCGCTGGCATTCTTCCTGCCGATCTTCCAGATGCTCGCGCTCAGCGTCTCGGGACCGGACGGCCCGACGCTGCAGCACTTCGCCCGCTTCCTGGGCGACCCCTATTATCTCGGAGTCCTGTGGCGCACCGTGCGCCTGTCGCTGGTCATCACGCTGATCTGCGCGCTCATCGGCTTTCCCCTCGCCTACATCATGGCGCGCGTCGGGCCGCGGCTCAGGCTGTGGCTGATCGTCATCGTCATCCTGCCGCTAATGACCAGCGTCGTCGTGCGCACCTTCGGCTGGATGGTTCTGCTCTCGCGCTCCGGATTGATCCCCGAACTGCTGCGCGATCTCGGCCTCGTGAAACGCAACTTTGCGCTGATGCAGACCGAAACGGCGATTGTGATCGGCATGGTGCAGGTGCTGCTGCCCTTCATGGCACTGTCGATCCTCGGCGTTATCACCCGCATTGACCCGAGGCTGGAGGAGGCGGCGCGCACCATGGGCTGCTCGTTCCTGCAAACGCTGCGGACGGTCATCCTGCCGCTGTCTCTGCCCGGTATCGTCGCCGGCTCGCTGCTCGCCTTCACCCTCTCCGCAAGCTCCTTCGTGACGCCGAGCCTGCTCGGCGGCTCGCGCATTGAGGTGCTCGCCGCGTCGATCTACGGCTCAGTGACGCAGACGCTGGACTGGCCCTTCGCGGCCGCGCAGGCCGTGATCCTGTTCGTAGGCGTGTTGCTGGTGCTGATCCCCTACATCAAGGTCACGGGGCGCGCCCATGGTTAGGGCCGTTCCCACCTGGCTGCGCGTGGCGGGGGTTGTCTTCGTCGTGCTCACCGCGCTGCTGCTTCTGGCGCCGCTCGTGGTGGTCGCCGGCGCATCGCTGAGCGCCAGCCAGTTCGTGCAGTTCCCGCCCGACGGGCTTTCGCTCGAATGGTACCGTAAGGTGCTGTCCTCGTCGGAATACCTGTCGGCCGGCTGGACCAGCCTGCAAATCGCGCTGCTGGTCACCGTGAGCGCGACGCTGATCGGCGGTGCCGCCGCGATCGCCATCCATCGGGACCAACTGCCGGGCTCGCAGGCCCTGTCTGCGCTCTTCCTGTCGCCGCTGGTGTTGCCGACCATTATCTACGCCATCGGCATGCTGATGCTGTGGAGCTCCGTCTTCGGCCCAGTGACCTTCCTGACGCTCTGGATCGGCCATACGATCGTCGCCATCCCTTACGTCGTGCGCACCACGCTGGCCGTCCTGTCGGAATCCGACCCGTTCCTCGAGGAGGCAGCGCGAACCATGGGCGCAAGGCGCCTTCAGCGCCTCTGGCTGGTGGTCGTGCCGCAATGCGCGCCAGGCCTGGCAGCCGGTGCCTTCTTCGCCTTCAACGTCTCGTTCGACGAGGCAGTGCTGTCGCTGTTCCTGCGCAAGCCTGGGCTGACGACGCTTCCGGTCCAGATCTACG contains:
- a CDS encoding helix-turn-helix domain-containing protein, whose protein sequence is MSMTKNGAAIEEIKPAAERPAENPVGQMLAKLRFENKWTLADVSKRTGVSVSALSKIENNVSSPAYSVLVRLAEGLGIDFVDFLGTPSERFATAARVVTRRSEGRRYATDMGVYEALATDLAAKSLEPMIIEIPFRAAGTAPVRSKHRGEEFVYVLEGEVVFQMEPYSPLRLSQGDSIYFDGSSSHGFSSTSEHPARILSVCLVGRGDVGQDRMNEGAIK
- a CDS encoding N-carbamoyl-D-amino-acid hydrolase, with translation MTHRNVIVGCAQMGPIAKLDSRPRVVKRQVELLREAKGRGVEFVVFPELAFTTFFPRWLIEDQAEIDSYFETEMPGPETRPLFEAAAELGIGFYIGYAELAIEDGRRRYFNTSIIIERTGAIVGKYRKIHLPGHAEPVSGRDAQHLEKRYFEPGNLGFPVWRTLGGIAGMCICNDRRWPETYRVMALQGAEIVFVGYNTPDDHTGVFDFDQLTGFHHQLSLQAGAYQNATWVAAAAKAGNEEGSNMIGLSMIVAPSGQIAAMATTTGDELISARCDLEMGALYKRTIFDFARHREPAHYGLIVERKGPILPE
- a CDS encoding nucleoside hydrolase, producing MHRVIFDTDPGIDDAMALLFLHHHPDVELVGITTVFGNGTIEETTRNALYLKEAWGIAAPVARGAAAPIDPARNRGTPPRIVHGDNALGNFPLPDRIAAQPDPRPAHRFIVDAVRADPGNVSIVAVGRMTNLALALAEAPDIASKVRQVVLMGGAFAVPGNVSPVAEANIMGDPEAADMVMTAPWKLAAIGLDVTMRTVMTRSHLAELARRGGERVEFLSSISQHYFDFYSRFLEDGMAVHDSCACAYLVAPGLFTMRSGPIRVVASGIADGQTIQKPDGRRFPPNAWDGKPSQLACIDIDAEGVLDRIGDTIVGAPSDLAKSNLSSSTPI
- a CDS encoding DUF3830 family protein, with product MPDRKLYLKFVDNDVTGIITLYWDNAPETCKALWGALEKPIRWPATHAMFSGPEIMMGLPEENRNFDPTKLPPENQTVLPDPGELLWFYQPKNFFKIDPTEFWEIGLFYAAGGRTFGPTGWIPCTYFGRMTENLEGIAAQCRLIRTEGAKVVEIGRLS
- a CDS encoding ABC transporter substrate-binding protein, producing MKYAVKTTILGVSALALSAGAAVAQDKTLTINSFGGAYEEAHKKCVIAPFEQETGAKVQIVTAYSADAFAQLRAQKEAPQFDVINFSGGQEIVGAAEGLLAPIDAAKLTNAADLYDFAKTNLAGGEGPAYSIAAIGLVYNSEKAPKAPSSWKDLLDPAIGEHLVLTDISNGYGMLSFLMLNQVEGGDLANIQPGLDAVKKLIDGGAVVVSKSPEIQQEFAQNDAWVAPYASDYAFTLRKAGLPAKFVQGAEGTPASYITTNLVANRPNTDLALKFIDISISPAAQTCFADALRYTPTNAKVELAPDVAADVAYGADSVKGLIRFDPKAIEANRAAWVEAWKKTIAQ
- a CDS encoding ABC transporter permease, encoding MSDRTENLLLILPGLLLLALAFFLPIFQMLALSVSGPDGPTLQHFARFLGDPYYLGVLWRTVRLSLVITLICALIGFPLAYIMARVGPRLRLWLIVIVILPLMTSVVVRTFGWMVLLSRSGLIPELLRDLGLVKRNFALMQTETAIVIGMVQVLLPFMALSILGVITRIDPRLEEAARTMGCSFLQTLRTVILPLSLPGIVAGSLLAFTLSASSFVTPSLLGGSRIEVLAASIYGSVTQTLDWPFAAAQAVILFVGVLLVLIPYIKVTGRAHG
- a CDS encoding ABC transporter permease yields the protein MVRAVPTWLRVAGVVFVVLTALLLLAPLVVVAGASLSASQFVQFPPDGLSLEWYRKVLSSSEYLSAGWTSLQIALLVTVSATLIGGAAAIAIHRDQLPGSQALSALFLSPLVLPTIIYAIGMLMLWSSVFGPVTFLTLWIGHTIVAIPYVVRTTLAVLSESDPFLEEAARTMGARRLQRLWLVVVPQCAPGLAAGAFFAFNVSFDEAVLSLFLRKPGLTTLPVQIYGQLEFSPDPSVAAVSTIMIAITIVLIFCIDRLLGIKNFAET